A single Wolbachia endosymbiont (group A) of Bibio marci DNA region contains:
- a CDS encoding ATP-binding protein has protein sequence MSKRYIDNKKENRVDFILRNYGMSIVVMAVIMLLPPVAISILYFFDIYSQHINIEINLLISILTTLFMIYNVKRYRYLLNTIEFQNAIFANALNHNTEFCLILHKDEGIIYADARFYERFQDHIDDDITLGKILEIGDVSEEDKKVLYHALKNNSSVQVCISLNKKNRVSNFLLLFEPIPDNPQITINSNKILNLSLVPIARPDGYFVLKATQTNKEQIYEELIEKHSIGTYIANAKGVILSVNKRFLDIFELKKLEKGSSISDFISQSKYNNTTTDNEILFFTISGIPFKAYMSTAIFCDKYNHSYIYGFITPTESNIVDYQLHPCFANSSIAIAQCDINGNFVKKNTALIKLAGSDNNSIFTLILDSYHVKIREYFSSNRINNASFDVQLNGGNNIKIYFNKFLHNKMIFILCYFIDNTEHKNLEIKLEHYQKMQAIGQLAGGIAHDFNNILTGIIGFCDLLLLQHSAGDPSFGDIIQIQQNAKRGSNLVRQLLAFSRRQTLQPKIIDVNSTIANLYEMIKRLIGENIKFNIYYGRDLGAVRADQGQLEQVILNLAVNASAAMEKGGELTIRTFNQKIDSLNSTPQDMFSPDKEAIEHGNYVVIEVIDTGCGMTSDTTEKIFDPFFSTKDIASGTGLGLSTVYGIIKQTEGYIYVASKVNHGTKFSIFLPMVYISDENLREEDSEEIERPVVSEIKGNGIILLIEDEGSVREFISKALKRKGFDVIEASIGSEALEIISKKSQHIDLIITDVIMPEVSGPEIVKEALIHRPNINVIFISGYAEDAFLKSDDINIEDFHFLPKPFTLNELGDKVQSVLHEAKKIV, from the coding sequence ATGAGTAAAAGATACATAGATAACAAAAAAGAGAACAGGGTTGACTTCATACTAAGAAATTATGGAATGTCAATTGTTGTGATGGCAGTTATTATGCTCTTACCTCCAGTAGCAATATCGATACTCTACTTTTTTGATATATATAGTCAGCATATTAATATAGAGATTAATTTATTAATTAGCATTCTAACAACTCTCTTTATGATATATAATGTAAAACGCTACAGATACCTACTTAATACTATAGAATTTCAAAATGCAATATTTGCAAATGCACTAAATCATAATACAGAATTTTGCCTTATTTTACACAAAGATGAGGGTATTATTTATGCTGATGCAAGGTTCTACGAAAGGTTTCAAGATCATATAGATGATGACATTACGTTGGGCAAGATTCTTGAAATAGGAGATGTTTCAGAAGAAGACAAAAAAGTACTCTATCATGCACTAAAAAATAACTCTTCTGTACAGGTATGCATTTCCTTAAACAAGAAGAATAGAGTATCTAACTTTCTTTTGCTCTTTGAGCCGATACCAGATAATCCCCAAATTACTATAAATAGTAATAAGATTTTAAATTTATCATTAGTGCCAATAGCAAGGCCAGATGGGTATTTTGTGTTAAAAGCAACACAGACAAACAAGGAGCAGATATATGAAGAGTTAATAGAAAAACACAGTATAGGAACTTACATTGCAAATGCCAAAGGGGTGATTTTATCTGTAAATAAAAGATTTTTAGACATATTTGAACTGAAAAAACTGGAAAAAGGTAGCTCAATCAGTGATTTTATATCTCAATCTAAATATAACAATACAACAACCGATAATGAAATTTTGTTTTTTACTATAAGTGGTATTCCATTCAAGGCTTATATGAGCACTGCTATATTTTGTGATAAATACAACCATAGCTATATATATGGCTTTATAACACCAACCGAATCAAATATTGTTGATTATCAATTACACCCTTGTTTTGCAAATTCATCAATTGCTATTGCACAATGTGACATAAATGGCAACTTTGTAAAGAAAAATACGGCACTAATAAAGCTTGCAGGGTCAGATAATAATTCAATCTTTACATTGATATTGGATAGTTATCATGTGAAAATACGTGAATATTTTTCGAGTAATAGAATAAATAATGCATCCTTTGATGTACAGCTCAACGGCGGTAATAACATAAAAATATATTTCAATAAGTTTCTTCATAACAAAATGATCTTCATACTTTGTTATTTTATTGACAATACTGAACACAAAAACCTAGAGATAAAGCTTGAGCATTATCAAAAGATGCAAGCTATAGGGCAGTTAGCAGGTGGTATTGCGCACGATTTCAACAATATATTGACTGGGATAATAGGATTTTGCGATTTGCTTTTACTCCAACATTCAGCTGGTGATCCATCTTTTGGAGATATAATACAGATACAGCAAAATGCAAAGCGTGGATCAAATTTAGTAAGACAATTGCTTGCTTTTTCAAGAAGACAGACCTTGCAGCCAAAAATTATTGATGTAAATAGTACTATAGCTAATCTTTATGAAATGATAAAAAGATTAATAGGTGAAAATATAAAATTTAATATTTATTATGGTAGAGACTTGGGTGCTGTTAGGGCTGATCAAGGGCAATTAGAGCAAGTTATACTTAACTTAGCAGTCAATGCTAGTGCTGCTATGGAAAAGGGTGGAGAATTAACTATACGAACCTTTAATCAAAAGATTGACTCATTAAATTCTACACCTCAGGATATGTTTTCTCCAGACAAGGAAGCGATTGAACATGGAAATTATGTTGTGATTGAAGTAATTGATACAGGATGTGGAATGACGAGTGATACAACTGAAAAGATCTTTGATCCATTTTTTTCTACTAAAGATATTGCTTCCGGTACAGGTCTTGGCCTCTCTACTGTATATGGCATTATTAAACAAACTGAAGGATACATCTATGTTGCTAGCAAAGTAAATCATGGAACTAAATTTAGCATATTTTTGCCCATGGTTTACATATCAGATGAAAATTTGAGAGAGGAAGATAGTGAAGAAATAGAAAGACCGGTAGTAAGTGAAATTAAAGGTAATGGTATAATTTTATTGATCGAAGATGAAGGTTCAGTAAGGGAATTCATCTCTAAAGCACTCAAAAGAAAAGGATTTGATGTAATAGAAGCGAGCATAGGCAGCGAGGCGCTAGAAATAATCAGTAAAAAAAGTCAACACATAGATCTTATAATCACTGATGTAATCATGCCAGAGGTGAGCGGCCCAGAAATAGTTAAAGAAGCATTGATCCATAGGCCAAATATCAACGTTATTTTTATTTCTGGGTATGCAGAAGATGCTTTTTTAAAGAGTGATGACATCAATATAGAAGATTTTCACTTTTTGCCAAAACCATTCACTCTGAATGAATTAGGAGACAAAGTTCAAAGTGTATTACACGAAGCAAAAAAAATAGTCTAA
- the hemF gene encoding oxygen-dependent coproporphyrinogen oxidase has product MEKQRTQAFKWFCALRDKIIESFLLIEKQSSAEPKIEKRKWDRPGGGGGESTIIFGNVFEKVGVNVSKVHGKFADSAINEIPGASESNGEFWASGISLVSHMQSPLIPAAHMNTRLIYTSKQWFGGGMDFTPIYKNEEDCKYIHELIKMTCDRFDTGYYPKFKEQCDNYFFLQHRKEPRGIGGIFYDNLSSGNWENDFEFTKAVGEAFLEIYLHIIRKHIQKSWTKEQRENQLIKRGRYVEFNLLYDRGTRFGLMTDGNPDAIMMSMPPLVKWV; this is encoded by the coding sequence ATGGAAAAACAAAGAACACAAGCATTTAAGTGGTTCTGTGCACTAAGAGATAAGATTATAGAATCTTTCTTATTAATTGAAAAACAATCATCCGCAGAGCCAAAGATCGAAAAGAGAAAGTGGGATCGCCCAGGTGGTGGAGGTGGTGAATCTACAATTATTTTTGGTAATGTTTTTGAAAAAGTTGGAGTAAACGTTTCAAAAGTACACGGAAAATTTGCAGATTCAGCCATTAATGAGATTCCTGGTGCAAGTGAAAGTAACGGAGAGTTTTGGGCAAGCGGTATATCTTTAGTGTCTCATATGCAATCGCCCCTTATCCCTGCAGCGCATATGAACACAAGGCTGATATATACTTCAAAACAATGGTTTGGTGGAGGAATGGATTTTACGCCGATATATAAAAATGAAGAAGATTGCAAGTATATTCATGAATTAATCAAAATGACATGTGATAGATTTGACACCGGATATTATCCAAAATTTAAAGAGCAATGTGACAACTATTTTTTCTTACAACACAGAAAAGAGCCGCGTGGCATTGGTGGTATTTTCTATGATAATCTGAGTTCTGGCAATTGGGAGAATGATTTTGAGTTCACAAAAGCAGTAGGTGAAGCCTTTTTGGAAATTTATTTGCACATCATACGTAAACATATACAAAAGTCTTGGACAAAAGAACAACGAGAAAATCAATTAATAAAACGTGGTAGATATGTAGAATTCAATCTGTTATACGATCGTGGCACAAGGTTTGGTTTAATGACTGACGGCAATCCAGATGCAATTATGATGTCAATGCCACCACTTGTTAAGTGGGTGTAA
- a CDS encoding 16S rRNA (uracil(1498)-N(3))-methyltransferase, producing the protein MGKIRLYVEEALSQGVSLALNPQQSHYICNVMRLKKYDNLSLFNGKDGKWLGEVVNISRKLTKVTLKECTKQQQYEENLYLYCAMVKSAALNNIVRQATEMGVTCIQFISTERTVVKNINLSRAKLQAIEAAEQSGRMSIPEILPPINFCELPDSQSKNFVLCDETGKADKVLKGKKNVAIIVGPEGGFSSYELDLADKFCQKLSLGKRILRVDTAVVAALTFTNWCS; encoded by the coding sequence ATGGGAAAAATTAGGCTTTATGTTGAAGAAGCTTTATCACAAGGCGTGAGTTTAGCACTTAATCCACAACAAAGTCACTATATTTGCAATGTAATGCGGCTTAAGAAGTATGATAATCTCTCTCTTTTTAATGGAAAAGATGGAAAATGGTTAGGAGAAGTAGTTAATATATCGCGTAAATTGACAAAAGTTACACTCAAAGAATGTACTAAACAACAGCAATATGAGGAAAATTTATACCTGTATTGTGCCATGGTAAAAAGTGCTGCTTTGAACAACATAGTAAGACAGGCAACTGAAATGGGAGTAACCTGCATTCAATTTATTTCAACGGAACGTACAGTAGTAAAAAACATTAACCTAAGTAGAGCAAAATTACAGGCAATCGAAGCTGCGGAACAATCCGGTAGGATGAGTATACCAGAGATTTTGCCTCCTATTAACTTTTGTGAGTTACCTGATTCCCAGAGTAAAAATTTTGTTTTATGTGATGAAACAGGTAAAGCTGATAAAGTGCTGAAAGGCAAAAAAAATGTTGCTATTATTGTTGGCCCTGAAGGTGGTTTTTCATCTTATGAACTTGATCTTGCCGATAAGTTTTGTCAAAAATTGAGTCTAGGAAAAAGAATTTTAAGGGTCGATACTGCTGTAGTTGCTGCATTAACTTTCACCAATTGGTGTAGCTAG
- a CDS encoding WPE palindromic element domain-containing protein, which translates to MSGCHPSSLFLVIPVPRHWDPGNLIASNALGLVSMGFAL; encoded by the coding sequence TTGTCAGGGTGTCATCCAAGTAGCCTCTTTCTTGTCATCCCAGTGCCCAGACACTGGGATCCAGGAAACTTAATTGCAAGTAATGCATTGGGTTTGGTGAGTATGGGTTTTGCGTTATAG
- the mtaB gene encoding tRNA (N(6)-L-threonylcarbamoyladenosine(37)-C(2))-methylthiotransferase MtaB, whose product MNEVITFGCRLNFYESELIKEALKKAKRENVVVVHSCAVTNEAERQVKQKIRKIYKNDPSKEIIVVGCAVQLDPESYSDIPGVSKVLGNQDKLKAENYLLNDDKILVSDNQANKSEPVLINGFEDKSRAFIEIQNGCNHSCTFCSITEARGNNRSVPINSIIEQIRIFIENGYQEVVFTGVDITDFGTDLLGKPSLGSMIRRVLKDIPELKRLRLSSIDVAEVDDELMDLIANESRLMPHLHLSLQSGNNLILKRMKRRHNREQVIEFCHKMKSLRPNIAFGADIIAGFPTETDEMFQDTVDLLRKTNIVYLHAFPYSERKNTPAARMPQVPENVRKERVKNLREMNREMMSSFYQSLIGTEQSVLVEQNHIGRTENFALVKLESKAQAKSIVKVNVKRVENNYLIGSILP is encoded by the coding sequence ATGAATGAAGTGATAACATTTGGTTGTCGTCTAAATTTTTACGAGAGTGAGTTAATCAAAGAAGCATTAAAAAAAGCAAAGAGAGAAAATGTTGTTGTGGTGCACAGCTGTGCAGTGACAAACGAAGCAGAACGTCAAGTAAAGCAAAAAATACGTAAGATCTATAAAAATGACCCAAGTAAAGAAATTATCGTAGTTGGCTGTGCTGTTCAGTTGGATCCTGAATCGTATAGTGATATTCCTGGTGTAAGTAAAGTGCTCGGTAATCAAGATAAGCTAAAAGCTGAAAATTACTTACTAAATGATGATAAAATCTTAGTCAGTGATAACCAAGCAAACAAGTCAGAACCTGTTCTAATTAATGGATTTGAAGATAAATCAAGGGCATTTATTGAAATTCAAAATGGTTGTAATCATAGCTGCACATTTTGCTCAATTACTGAGGCAAGAGGGAATAATCGATCTGTGCCAATAAACAGTATTATAGAGCAAATCAGGATCTTTATAGAAAATGGATATCAAGAAGTAGTGTTTACAGGTGTTGATATTACTGACTTTGGTACAGATTTGTTGGGTAAGCCATCACTTGGTTCAATGATTAGGAGAGTTTTAAAAGATATACCAGAGTTGAAGAGACTAAGACTTTCCTCTATCGATGTTGCTGAAGTTGACGACGAATTAATGGATTTAATAGCTAATGAGTCAAGACTTATGCCTCATTTACATTTGAGTCTACAATCTGGTAATAATTTAATACTAAAGAGAATGAAGCGTCGTCACAACAGAGAACAAGTGATAGAATTTTGTCATAAAATGAAGAGCTTGAGGCCTAATATAGCATTTGGCGCTGATATTATTGCTGGATTTCCAACAGAAACTGATGAAATGTTTCAGGATACAGTTGATTTACTGAGAAAAACAAATATAGTTTACCTACATGCTTTTCCATATTCAGAGCGGAAGAATACACCTGCTGCACGAATGCCACAAGTACCAGAGAATGTGCGTAAAGAACGAGTAAAAAATTTAAGAGAAATGAATAGAGAAATGATGAGTAGCTTTTATCAATCTTTGATAGGCACTGAACAAAGTGTTCTGGTTGAGCAAAATCATATCGGTAGAACAGAAAATTTTGCATTAGTAAAGCTTGAATCAAAAGCTCAAGCCAAGAGTATTGTGAAAGTTAATGTTAAAAGAGTGGAAAATAATTATCTAATCGGAAGTATCTTACCTTAA